A section of the Longimicrobium sp. genome encodes:
- a CDS encoding efflux RND transporter permease subunit, with amino-acid sequence MIRFSIRRPVAVAMAYAALALLGVASWLNVPLELLPDTQLPRLRVTVSWPGASPEVTEAFLTSPVEAAVQQVRGVETVTSTSEEGRGTIEVEFARSADMNFARMDLGERLAALDESLPEEAGRPVVEPYVPEEFQEQNRPFLRYTITGPLTAEALRTVLDETVAPELRQVEGVADVQGFGGRQRVLEIALDERRILALGLSPEQVRERVAEAEDVREAGAVERAGMRYTLAIREYAGSAERLRRLALLTDRGRVVRLQDVAVIRDTYEEPRSLYRIDGQPAVSFQVVKQIGSNVVKVADAVKAQAALTERRLPGGARLILDDDESEAVRTQLTDLRGRAVSSALIVFVVLFLFLRSFRSAAIVFASIAFSALITLNLLYFGGLTLNVLTLMGLAMGFGLIIDNAVVVLENVYRHARTAPDARAAAERGAGEMVLPVLAATLTTIIVFIPFVYLQGEVRLFYVPLAIVVGFTNLASLFVTFTFTPALAGRLLESRVRTIREREVSTRRPPYERLYASAVSATLRRPWLAVVASLLMLGGSFHLFDKYVTRGTVWQPWWNQESYISINFGLPRGEELERTDDLVKYFEQRLKAMPEVSRFTTYVYPQAAQMRVDFPDSLQETSIPVSIKEQLEAYSHQYGGAEVRVYGYGPSFYGGGASPPNYSIKVLGYNYEQVRRIADDLGTRLQRFTRIQDVDTNSSGAWYQQDKATEVVLRVNRQALAAHGVTSTEVVQRVSAAVGRNGQRGFLRLGDEEMAFSVALDGHQRMDVQQLRDLLVPAPGGAAVRVRDVARVDEREVLSRIIREDQQYQRTVSYEFRGPAKLGDKVHEAVIKATRLPAGYTLVGREEWKWSDDERTQIYGVLGISLVLVFMVTAALFESLRQPLCVLLTVPMALIGVFMVFFFSGASFTREAFIGVIMMGGVVTNNATLLVDHLNQVRATAGLPLRDAILRGTLERVRPILMTSAVTILGLLPLVLFSEAADANIWNALGYSLLGGLASSTVLVLTVTPALYLLFERGPERRRLHDAEAAAPAPSAEPAPEPVPA; translated from the coding sequence ATGATCCGCTTTTCCATCCGCCGTCCGGTCGCCGTCGCCATGGCGTATGCGGCGCTCGCCCTGCTGGGCGTGGCGTCGTGGCTGAACGTGCCCCTGGAGCTGCTCCCCGATACGCAGCTCCCCCGGCTTCGCGTCACCGTCAGCTGGCCCGGCGCCTCGCCCGAGGTCACCGAGGCGTTCCTCACCTCGCCGGTGGAAGCCGCCGTGCAGCAGGTGCGCGGGGTGGAAACGGTCACCAGCACCTCGGAGGAGGGGCGCGGCACGATCGAGGTGGAGTTCGCGCGCAGCGCCGACATGAACTTCGCGCGGATGGACCTGGGCGAGCGGCTGGCCGCGCTCGACGAGAGCCTTCCCGAGGAGGCCGGCCGGCCGGTGGTGGAGCCGTACGTCCCCGAAGAGTTCCAGGAGCAGAACCGCCCGTTCCTCCGCTATACCATCACCGGGCCGCTCACCGCCGAGGCGCTGCGCACGGTGCTGGACGAAACGGTGGCACCCGAGCTGCGCCAGGTGGAGGGCGTGGCCGACGTGCAGGGCTTCGGCGGGCGGCAGCGGGTGCTGGAGATCGCGCTGGACGAGCGGCGCATCCTGGCGCTGGGATTGTCCCCCGAGCAGGTGCGGGAGCGTGTGGCGGAGGCCGAGGACGTGCGCGAGGCCGGCGCGGTGGAGCGCGCGGGAATGCGGTACACGCTCGCCATCCGCGAGTACGCCGGCTCCGCCGAGCGCCTGCGCCGCCTGGCCCTGCTGACGGACCGCGGGCGCGTCGTCCGGCTGCAGGACGTGGCCGTCATCCGCGACACCTACGAGGAGCCGCGCAGCCTGTACCGCATCGACGGGCAGCCGGCGGTCTCGTTCCAGGTGGTCAAGCAGATCGGCAGCAACGTGGTGAAGGTGGCCGACGCGGTGAAGGCCCAGGCGGCGCTCACCGAACGGCGGCTTCCCGGCGGCGCCCGGCTGATCCTGGACGACGACGAAAGCGAGGCCGTCCGCACCCAGCTGACGGACCTGCGCGGCCGCGCCGTCTCGTCGGCGCTCATCGTGTTCGTGGTGCTCTTCCTCTTCCTGCGCTCGTTCCGCTCGGCCGCCATCGTCTTCGCCAGCATCGCCTTCTCGGCCCTCATCACCCTCAACCTGCTGTACTTCGGCGGGCTGACGCTGAACGTGCTGACGCTGATGGGGCTGGCGATGGGCTTCGGGCTGATCATCGACAACGCCGTCGTGGTGCTGGAGAACGTGTACCGACACGCGCGCACCGCCCCGGACGCCCGCGCCGCCGCCGAGCGCGGGGCGGGCGAGATGGTGCTTCCCGTGCTGGCGGCCACGCTGACCACCATCATCGTCTTCATCCCCTTCGTGTACCTGCAGGGCGAGGTGCGGCTCTTCTACGTGCCGCTGGCCATCGTGGTGGGCTTCACCAACCTGGCCTCGCTCTTCGTCACCTTCACCTTTACCCCGGCGCTCGCGGGGCGGCTGCTGGAATCGCGCGTCCGCACCATCCGCGAGCGCGAGGTTTCCACGCGGCGCCCGCCGTACGAGCGGCTGTACGCGTCGGCGGTCTCGGCCACGCTGCGCCGCCCCTGGCTGGCCGTCGTGGCCTCGCTGCTCATGCTGGGGGGCAGCTTTCACCTGTTCGACAAGTACGTCACCCGCGGGACGGTGTGGCAGCCCTGGTGGAACCAGGAATCGTACATCAGCATCAACTTCGGCCTTCCGCGCGGCGAGGAGCTGGAGCGCACCGACGACCTGGTGAAGTACTTCGAGCAGCGGCTGAAGGCCATGCCCGAGGTATCCCGCTTCACCACCTACGTCTACCCGCAGGCCGCGCAGATGCGGGTAGACTTTCCCGACTCGCTGCAGGAAACGTCCATCCCCGTCTCCATCAAGGAGCAGCTGGAGGCGTACAGCCACCAGTACGGCGGGGCCGAGGTGCGGGTGTACGGCTACGGCCCCTCCTTCTACGGCGGGGGCGCGTCGCCGCCCAACTACAGCATCAAGGTGCTGGGATACAACTACGAGCAGGTGCGGCGGATCGCGGACGACCTGGGCACCCGGCTCCAGCGCTTCACACGCATCCAGGACGTCGACACCAACTCGTCGGGGGCGTGGTACCAGCAGGACAAGGCCACCGAGGTGGTGCTGCGGGTGAACCGGCAGGCGCTGGCGGCGCACGGCGTTACCTCGACCGAGGTGGTGCAGCGGGTGAGCGCGGCGGTGGGGCGCAACGGGCAGCGCGGCTTCCTGCGGCTGGGCGACGAGGAGATGGCCTTCAGCGTGGCGCTCGACGGGCACCAGCGCATGGACGTGCAGCAGCTGCGCGACCTGCTGGTCCCCGCCCCCGGCGGCGCCGCGGTGCGGGTGCGCGACGTGGCGCGGGTGGACGAGCGCGAGGTGCTCAGCCGCATCATCCGCGAAGACCAGCAGTACCAGCGCACGGTGAGCTACGAATTCCGCGGGCCCGCCAAGCTGGGCGACAAGGTGCACGAGGCGGTCATCAAGGCCACCCGCCTTCCCGCCGGCTACACGCTGGTGGGGCGCGAAGAGTGGAAGTGGTCCGACGACGAGCGCACGCAGATCTACGGGGTGCTGGGCATCTCCCTGGTCCTGGTCTTCATGGTCACCGCCGCGCTCTTCGAGTCGCTGCGCCAGCCGCTGTGCGTGCTGCTGACGGTGCCCATGGCGCTGATCGGCGTGTTCATGGTTTTCTTCTTTTCCGGCGCCAGCTTCACCCGCGAAGCCTTCATCGGGGTGATCATGATGGGCGGCGTGGTCACCAACAACGCCACCCTCCTGGTCGACCACCTGAACCAGGTGCGGGCCACGGCCGGGCTCCCGCTCCGCGACGCCATCCTGCGCGGCACGCTGGAACGGGTGAGGCCCATCCTGATGACCAGCGCGGTGACCATCCTGGGGCTGCTCCCGCTCGTGCTGTTCAGCGAGGCCGCCGACGCCAACATCTGGAATGCGCTCGGATACTCGCTGCTGGGCGGCCTGGCCAGCTCCACGGTCCTCGTCCTCACCGTCACCCCGGCGCTCTACCTACTCTTCGAGCGCGGCCCGGAGCGCAGGCGCCTCCATGACGCCGAGGCCGCCGCGCCAGCGCCGTCTGCCGAGCCGGCGCCCGAGCCCGTGCCCGCCTGA
- a CDS encoding 6-bladed beta-propeller, translating into MEPKIRRFVARAACLLLAACGEESASTGFVVDTLPGGRVVASNTGTGAWKKGGGWTLVEELRIGTADGEGPDMFSGIQALQADPLGRVWVADRSTQEIRVFGSDGRHVRTVGRKGAGPGEFESVMGMSWAADGILWVADGDNNRYTVLDTAGRVLATHRRESGMMQIPWPGGFDGRGRLHDVVPGADFRPSVVRYGPGLKQADTVPLPEYEQASFTIVRDGRRRMSVTVPFAPSRDWRVSRGGVWIGTGEAFRVHRLGERGDTVFTVERQYEPVPITAAERDTALARLKWFTDQGGKVDASRVPAHKPAFEGFFEDDQGYLWVRPYTREGQEGGYDVFDPAGRYLGHVEMPGRPGYVQPVVRGNLLYAMVLDDDDVGYVVRYRIQGR; encoded by the coding sequence ATGGAACCAAAGATCCGTCGATTCGTTGCCCGTGCCGCCTGCCTCCTTCTCGCCGCCTGCGGGGAAGAGTCCGCGAGCACGGGATTCGTCGTCGACACCCTCCCCGGCGGGCGCGTGGTCGCCAGCAACACCGGGACGGGCGCGTGGAAGAAAGGCGGGGGATGGACGCTCGTCGAAGAGCTTCGCATCGGCACGGCCGACGGCGAGGGACCCGACATGTTCAGCGGAATCCAGGCCCTCCAGGCCGACCCGCTGGGGCGCGTCTGGGTGGCCGACCGGAGCACGCAGGAGATCCGGGTCTTTGGAAGCGACGGGCGGCACGTGCGCACGGTCGGCCGCAAGGGTGCGGGCCCGGGCGAGTTCGAGAGCGTGATGGGGATGTCGTGGGCGGCGGATGGCATCCTGTGGGTGGCGGACGGCGACAACAACCGGTATACCGTTCTCGATACCGCGGGCAGGGTACTCGCCACGCATCGGCGCGAATCAGGGATGATGCAGATTCCCTGGCCCGGCGGCTTCGATGGCCGGGGGCGGCTGCACGACGTCGTTCCCGGCGCCGACTTCCGCCCGTCGGTGGTGCGCTATGGGCCCGGCCTGAAGCAGGCCGACACGGTTCCACTCCCGGAGTACGAGCAGGCCAGCTTCACCATCGTTCGCGACGGCCGGAGGCGGATGAGCGTGACGGTGCCGTTCGCGCCGAGCCGCGACTGGCGGGTTTCACGCGGGGGCGTGTGGATCGGCACCGGCGAAGCGTTCCGCGTTCACCGGCTGGGCGAACGCGGCGACACGGTGTTCACCGTCGAGCGGCAGTACGAGCCGGTGCCGATCACGGCGGCGGAGCGGGATACCGCCCTGGCACGGCTGAAGTGGTTCACCGACCAGGGCGGAAAGGTGGATGCCTCGCGGGTTCCCGCCCACAAGCCGGCGTTCGAGGGGTTCTTCGAGGACGACCAGGGCTACCTGTGGGTGCGGCCGTACACGCGCGAGGGCCAGGAGGGAGGATACGACGTGTTCGACCCGGCCGGCCGGTACCTGGGACACGTGGAGATGCCGGGGCGCCCCGGCTACGTGCAGCCCGTAGTGCGAGGCAACCTGCTGTACGCGATGGTGCTGGACGACGACGACGTCGGGTACGTGGTGCGGTACCGCATCCAGGGGCGCTGA